A stretch of Vespula vulgaris chromosome 5, iyVesVulg1.1, whole genome shotgun sequence DNA encodes these proteins:
- the LOC127064125 gene encoding ATP synthase subunit b, mitochondrial, producing MLSRLALRNAQTLPLAIRGIQAVTMSNGPRPVRLVDPPPVRFGFIPDEWFTFFYSKTGVTGPYMFATSVGTYLLSKEIYVLEHEFYNALSFVVIWIILVKKLGPPLSKYLEKEQNAEIESWEESRKEQIDTAEENIKNIKDAVWRAEGQSLLMEAKRENIKIQLEAVYRERLAQIYNEVKNRLDYNAQIQIVERRIAQKHMVQWIIKNVLKAITPEQEKATLQQCIKDLQALASKA from the exons ATGTTGTCGAGACTTGCCCTTCGTAATg cTCAAACATTACCATTAGCTATTCGTGGTATACAGGCAGTTACAATGTCAAATGGCCCTAGACCCGTACGTCTAGTAGATCCACCTCCTGTCAGATTTGGATTTATTCCTGATGAATGgtttactttcttttactcAAAAACTGGAGTAACAG gaCCTTATATGTTTGCTACTAGTGTAGGAACATATTTACTttccaaagaaatatatgtccTAGAACATGAATTTTATAATGCTCTTTCATTTGTGGTTATATGGATAATTTTGGTTAAGAAATTAGGGCCTCCTTTATCAAAATAtctagaaaaagaacaaaatgcTGAAATTGAGTCATGGgaagaaagtagaaaggaACAAATCGACACTgccgaagaaaatataaaaaatataaaagatgcaGTATGGAGAGCCGAAGGACAAAGCCTCCTCATGGAGGccaagagagaaaacataaaaatacagTTGGAGGCTGTATATAGGGAACGTCTTGCTCAAATTTATAACGAg gTAAAGAATCGTTTAGACTACAATGCTCAAATACAGATAGTAGAGCGAAGAATAGCTCAAAAACATATGGTACAGTGGATCATAAAGAATGTGTTAAAAGCCATTACACCAGAACAAGAAAAAGCAACTCTTCAACAATGTATCAAAGATCTTCAAGCACTTGCTTCAAAAGCATAA
- the LOC127064119 gene encoding armadillo repeat-containing protein 8-like isoform X2, with the protein MPISDSNAEGKGKILDSLNEACLRCLRTVFQHTAAPVHSIYQDPALVPRLLSLASRSVTCQVCVATILTTACKTAEEQNALSKGGAVETLAMQLDSPLADVQLPALACLANMCYQNHMVSAMVAGATTSNTLRGKLVPVALGQLMGRERSSLVQLEAARCIAYMHRAGALPSTDPRVVYRALPCLVRLCHRDRPPRERIAAAETLAYLTEVDTDLQRLASISNHLIPTLAELLRPHSQVQDATLTQDMRQAAFRAFASLGANDEDIRKRIIETESLMEQVVSGLQDPGGPRVRLAAVRCLHSLSRSVQQLRTTFQDHAVWRPLMQLLHGADKGLEGRTESEDDLLTVASSTLCNLLLEFSPSKEPILESGGVELLCSLTKRPDPALRLNGIWALMNVAFQAEQRVKSQILSCLGTDQIFRLLADPELAVLMKTLGLLRNLLSTKAHIDRIMGEHAAHFMQAVILVLEDPEHPADVKEQALCILANVADGDRARDHIMANEDVLKKLMDYMMHSNVKLQVAAIFCVCNLVWREEPGAAQRQARLKELGLYRILQQLRHTKDSQLFDKVKTAMAQFYDA; encoded by the exons ATGCCTATCTCTGATTCCAATgcagaaggaaaaggaaaaatattagattcaTTAAACGAAGCATGTCTGCGTTGCTTACGTACAGTGTTCCAACACACCGCAGCACCTGTTCATTCTATATACCAGGATCCTGCTTTGGTGCCACGTTTATTATCATTAGCAAGCCGATCTGTTACTTGTCAAGTTTGCGTAGCAACAATCTTAACAACGGCATGTAag acTGCGGAAGAACAAAATGCCCTTTCTAAAGGAGGAGCGGTTGAAACATTAGCAATGCAACTCGATTCGCCGTTAGCTGATGTACAATTGCCTGCATTGGCTTGTCTTGCAAACATGTGCTATCAAAATCATATGGTGTCTGCTATGGTTGCGGGAGCAACAACAAGTAATACTCTTAGAGGTAAACTTGTACCCGTAGCGTTAGGACAATTGATGGGACGTGAGAGAAGTTCATTAGTCCAACTGGAAGCTGCAAGATGTATAGCTTATATGCATAGGGCTGGTGCATTACCGTCTACAGATCCAAGAGTCGTATATCGTGCTTTACCTTGTCTTGTGAGACTTTGTCATAGAGATCGGCCACCACGAGAAAGAATAGCTGCAGCAGAGACATTAGCTTATCTTACAGAAGTTGATACTGATTTGCAACGTTTAGCTTCTATTAGTAATCACCTTATTCCAACATTAGCCGAGTTATTAAGACCACATTCACAG gTTCAAGATGCGACATTAACACAAGATATGCGCCAAGCTGCATTTAGAGCTTTTGCTTCTCTTGGTGCTAATGATGAAGACATTCGAAAACGCATCATAGAAACGGAGAGTTTAATGGAACAAGTTGTTTCTGGTTTACAAGATCCTGGTGGTCCTCGAGTTCGTTTAGCTGCAGTTAGATGTTTACATTCTCTTTCTAGAAGTGTGCAACAGCTTCGCACAACGTTTCAAGATCATGCAGTTTGGAGGCCCCTCATGCAATTACTTCATGGTGCAGATAAAGGGTTGGAAG GTAGAACAGAAAGTGAAGATGATTTATTGACTGTTGCCTCAAGCACTTtgtgtaatttattattagaattcaGTCCAAGCAAAGAACCAATTCTTGAATCTGGCGGAGTAGAACTATTGTGTTCTCTTACCAAACGACCCGATCCAGCATTACGATTAAATGGCATTTGGGCTTTGATGAATGTTGCTTTTCAAGCGGAACAACGTGTGAAGTCACAAATATTATCTTGCTTAGGCACTGACCAAATCTTTCGTCTTTTGGCTGATCCAGAATTAGCAGTTTTAATGAAGACGCTTGGTTTGTTACGAAATTTGCTTTCTACAAAAGCACACATAGATCGTATAATGGGTGAACATGCAGCTCATTTTATGCAAGCAGTTATATTAGTATTAGAAGATCCAGAACACCCAGCAGATGTAAAGGAACAAGCTCTCTGTATTTTGGCAAATGTAGCTGACGGTGATCGCGCCAGAGATCATATAATGGCTAATGAGGATGTTTTAAAGAAGCTAATGGATTACATG ATGCATAGCAATGTAAAGCTACAAGTTGCAGCAATTTTTTGCGTGTGCAATTTAGTGTGGAGAGAAGAACCTGGAGCAGCACAACGTCAAGCACGTTTAAAAGAATTAGGCCTTTATCGTATTCTTCAACAATTACGTCACACGAAAGATTCTCAACTATTTGATAA aGTAAAAACTGCCATGGCACAATTCTATGATGCATGA
- the LOC127064121 gene encoding golgin-84 isoform X1: MAWLSDITDKVEDLLNKIDKNSATVLNSDYWKRYDNNIITKSSLETPKQFTHEENLLDYLNTSSKSVTKTVESGLSSPIPSLLMERPTNNIDSILQLSVQNNEPNPESTCTSINTIDGENYSFENDLQIRNMHLRNQIHRYQDNAFDSQMIQRAADDDHTLEVVEPKYSYDSKVQSLDTDELIISPDTLLKSSSETLTDHQKQIVVLNNKLQSLRTTNIQMLKQMTDLQTVLSRSRLELLSTRSELEQHKARAFRILQDKEKLIAELRRNEFTGIDDATLVELKQLRQERDLLREENQQTHEQLRTVRDELNNTDLNLEKMRQRYNEINLKSQESLASERQRRQDAEEIARLHSEEIRSLKDEITRQQNNYTIQIQKQDAEISRLRLQLSATSTPNSEVESRLATLTQTLVLKQQALENITTERNALRLQFEKLELEFRTIIGNSNRNVAYNNTNDNDDVKTQVPMFLMETPFDTGVTRRVKRAYSSLDAISIRTGVFLRRYPLARILVLIYMALLQFWVLVVLFSQSPEAH, from the exons ATGGCTTGGCTGTCAGATATTACAGATAAAGTAGAGGATCTATTGaataagatagataaaaatagtgCAACTGTCTTGAACAGTGATTATTGGAAGcg ctacgataataatattattacaaaatcttCCTTGGAAACTCCAAAACAGTTTACAcacgaagaaaatcttttgGACTATCTAAATACATCGTCAAAAAGTGTGACAAAAACAGTGGAATCTGGACTATCGTCGCCAATACCTTCATTATTAATGGAACGACCTACGAATAATATAGATTCCATATTACAATTATCAGTTCAGAATAATGAACCAAATCCTGAAAGTACATGTACTTCTATAAATACAATTGATGGTGAAAATTATAGTTTTGAAAATGACCTACAAATTAGAAATATGCATTTAAGAAAtcaaatacatagatatcaaGATAATGCTTTTGATTCACAAATGATACAAAGAGCGGCAGATGAtg ATCATACTTTGGAAGTTGTCGAGCCAAAATATTCATATGATTCAAAAGTGCAATCATTAGACACagatgaattaataatttcacctgatactttattaaaatcttCATCTGAAACTTTAACAGATCATCAAAAACAGATTGTagtgttaaataataaattacagtCCTTAAGAACTACAAACATCCAAATGTTAAAACAGATGACAGATTTACAAACTGTTCTTAGTAGAAGTAGATTAGAATTACTTTCCACTAGATCTGAATTAGAACAACATAAAGCAAGAGCTTTTAGAATATTACAGGACAAAGAAAAGTTAATAGCAGAGTTAAGACGAAATGAATTTACAGGCATAGATGATGCTACTCTTGTAGAATTAAAACAATTGAG GCAAGAACGCGATCTTCTCAGAGAAGAAAATCAACAAACTCATGAACAATTAAGAACAGTACGtgatgaattaaataatactgatcttaatttagaaaaaatgagacaaagatataatgaaataaatttaaaatctcAAGAGAGTCTTGCAAgtgaaagacaaagaagacaAGATGCAGAAGAAATTGCAAGATTACACTCGGAG gaGATAAGGTCACTAAAAGATGAAATAACTCgtcaacaaaataattatactatacaaATACAAAAACAAGATGCAGAAATATCTAGACTCCGGTTGCAGTTGTCTGCAACATCTACACCAAATAGTGAAGTAGAATCTAGATTAGCCACTCTTACTCAAACTTTAGTGCTGAAACAACAAGCACTAGAGAACATAACAACAGAACGTAATGCATTGCGTCTTCAGTTTGAAAAACTAGAG CTTGAGTTTAGAACTATTATAGGAAATTCCAATAGAAATGTAGCATACAATAATACaaacgataatgatgatgtaAAAACTCAAGTTCCTATGTTTTTAATGGAAACACCATTTGATACTGGTGTCACCAGACGAGTAAAGAGAGCTTATTCTTCATTGGATGCTATCAGTATTCGTACAGGAGTTTTTTTAAGACGATATCCACTTGCAAGAATTTTAGTACTAATTTATATG GCATTACTTCAATTCTGGGTTCTTGTGGTACTCTTTTCACAATCACCAGAAGCacattga
- the LOC127064119 gene encoding armadillo repeat-containing protein 8-like isoform X1 has protein sequence MVSVMQPFMDVESSRSYIDELYSPDPHKCLQAIICLKNSVIGSNRQKGSVIAQGVVPRLLQLLGNSSGTLAERIQLESAVTLGSLAKGTDQHVLALIDLGVVPLLLQVLLSMPISDSNAEGKGKILDSLNEACLRCLRTVFQHTAAPVHSIYQDPALVPRLLSLASRSVTCQVCVATILTTACKTAEEQNALSKGGAVETLAMQLDSPLADVQLPALACLANMCYQNHMVSAMVAGATTSNTLRGKLVPVALGQLMGRERSSLVQLEAARCIAYMHRAGALPSTDPRVVYRALPCLVRLCHRDRPPRERIAAAETLAYLTEVDTDLQRLASISNHLIPTLAELLRPHSQVQDATLTQDMRQAAFRAFASLGANDEDIRKRIIETESLMEQVVSGLQDPGGPRVRLAAVRCLHSLSRSVQQLRTTFQDHAVWRPLMQLLHGADKGLEGRTESEDDLLTVASSTLCNLLLEFSPSKEPILESGGVELLCSLTKRPDPALRLNGIWALMNVAFQAEQRVKSQILSCLGTDQIFRLLADPELAVLMKTLGLLRNLLSTKAHIDRIMGEHAAHFMQAVILVLEDPEHPADVKEQALCILANVADGDRARDHIMANEDVLKKLMDYMMHSNVKLQVAAIFCVCNLVWREEPGAAQRQARLKELGLYRILQQLRHTKDSQLFDKVKTAMAQFYDA, from the exons ATGGTTTCGGTGATGCAGCCATTCATG GATGTTGAAAGTTCAAGGAGCTACATCGATGAGCTGTATTCGCCGGATCCTCATAAATGTTTACAAGCAATTAT atgcCTTAAAAATTCTGTAATTGGAAGCAATAGACAAAAAGGTTCAGTAATAGCACAAGGTGTAGTGCCTCGATTGTTACAATTACTTGGTAATTCATCTGGCACACTAGCAGAGCGTATACAGCTAGAATCAGCTGTAACATTAGGTTCTTTGGCTAAGGGTACTGATCAACATGTCTTAGCTCTCATTGACTTGGGTGTGGTACCATTACTTCTTCAAGTTTTGCTTTCTATGCCTATCTCTGATTCCAATgcagaaggaaaaggaaaaatattagattcaTTAAACGAAGCATGTCTGCGTTGCTTACGTACAGTGTTCCAACACACCGCAGCACCTGTTCATTCTATATACCAGGATCCTGCTTTGGTGCCACGTTTATTATCATTAGCAAGCCGATCTGTTACTTGTCAAGTTTGCGTAGCAACAATCTTAACAACGGCATGTAag acTGCGGAAGAACAAAATGCCCTTTCTAAAGGAGGAGCGGTTGAAACATTAGCAATGCAACTCGATTCGCCGTTAGCTGATGTACAATTGCCTGCATTGGCTTGTCTTGCAAACATGTGCTATCAAAATCATATGGTGTCTGCTATGGTTGCGGGAGCAACAACAAGTAATACTCTTAGAGGTAAACTTGTACCCGTAGCGTTAGGACAATTGATGGGACGTGAGAGAAGTTCATTAGTCCAACTGGAAGCTGCAAGATGTATAGCTTATATGCATAGGGCTGGTGCATTACCGTCTACAGATCCAAGAGTCGTATATCGTGCTTTACCTTGTCTTGTGAGACTTTGTCATAGAGATCGGCCACCACGAGAAAGAATAGCTGCAGCAGAGACATTAGCTTATCTTACAGAAGTTGATACTGATTTGCAACGTTTAGCTTCTATTAGTAATCACCTTATTCCAACATTAGCCGAGTTATTAAGACCACATTCACAG gTTCAAGATGCGACATTAACACAAGATATGCGCCAAGCTGCATTTAGAGCTTTTGCTTCTCTTGGTGCTAATGATGAAGACATTCGAAAACGCATCATAGAAACGGAGAGTTTAATGGAACAAGTTGTTTCTGGTTTACAAGATCCTGGTGGTCCTCGAGTTCGTTTAGCTGCAGTTAGATGTTTACATTCTCTTTCTAGAAGTGTGCAACAGCTTCGCACAACGTTTCAAGATCATGCAGTTTGGAGGCCCCTCATGCAATTACTTCATGGTGCAGATAAAGGGTTGGAAG GTAGAACAGAAAGTGAAGATGATTTATTGACTGTTGCCTCAAGCACTTtgtgtaatttattattagaattcaGTCCAAGCAAAGAACCAATTCTTGAATCTGGCGGAGTAGAACTATTGTGTTCTCTTACCAAACGACCCGATCCAGCATTACGATTAAATGGCATTTGGGCTTTGATGAATGTTGCTTTTCAAGCGGAACAACGTGTGAAGTCACAAATATTATCTTGCTTAGGCACTGACCAAATCTTTCGTCTTTTGGCTGATCCAGAATTAGCAGTTTTAATGAAGACGCTTGGTTTGTTACGAAATTTGCTTTCTACAAAAGCACACATAGATCGTATAATGGGTGAACATGCAGCTCATTTTATGCAAGCAGTTATATTAGTATTAGAAGATCCAGAACACCCAGCAGATGTAAAGGAACAAGCTCTCTGTATTTTGGCAAATGTAGCTGACGGTGATCGCGCCAGAGATCATATAATGGCTAATGAGGATGTTTTAAAGAAGCTAATGGATTACATG ATGCATAGCAATGTAAAGCTACAAGTTGCAGCAATTTTTTGCGTGTGCAATTTAGTGTGGAGAGAAGAACCTGGAGCAGCACAACGTCAAGCACGTTTAAAAGAATTAGGCCTTTATCGTATTCTTCAACAATTACGTCACACGAAAGATTCTCAACTATTTGATAA aGTAAAAACTGCCATGGCACAATTCTATGATGCATGA
- the LOC127064121 gene encoding golgin subfamily A member 5 isoform X2, with protein sequence MERPTNNIDSILQLSVQNNEPNPESTCTSINTIDGENYSFENDLQIRNMHLRNQIHRYQDNAFDSQMIQRAADDDHTLEVVEPKYSYDSKVQSLDTDELIISPDTLLKSSSETLTDHQKQIVVLNNKLQSLRTTNIQMLKQMTDLQTVLSRSRLELLSTRSELEQHKARAFRILQDKEKLIAELRRNEFTGIDDATLVELKQLRQERDLLREENQQTHEQLRTVRDELNNTDLNLEKMRQRYNEINLKSQESLASERQRRQDAEEIARLHSEEIRSLKDEITRQQNNYTIQIQKQDAEISRLRLQLSATSTPNSEVESRLATLTQTLVLKQQALENITTERNALRLQFEKLELEFRTIIGNSNRNVAYNNTNDNDDVKTQVPMFLMETPFDTGVTRRVKRAYSSLDAISIRTGVFLRRYPLARILVLIYMALLQFWVLVVLFSQSPEAH encoded by the exons ATGGAACGACCTACGAATAATATAGATTCCATATTACAATTATCAGTTCAGAATAATGAACCAAATCCTGAAAGTACATGTACTTCTATAAATACAATTGATGGTGAAAATTATAGTTTTGAAAATGACCTACAAATTAGAAATATGCATTTAAGAAAtcaaatacatagatatcaaGATAATGCTTTTGATTCACAAATGATACAAAGAGCGGCAGATGAtg ATCATACTTTGGAAGTTGTCGAGCCAAAATATTCATATGATTCAAAAGTGCAATCATTAGACACagatgaattaataatttcacctgatactttattaaaatcttCATCTGAAACTTTAACAGATCATCAAAAACAGATTGTagtgttaaataataaattacagtCCTTAAGAACTACAAACATCCAAATGTTAAAACAGATGACAGATTTACAAACTGTTCTTAGTAGAAGTAGATTAGAATTACTTTCCACTAGATCTGAATTAGAACAACATAAAGCAAGAGCTTTTAGAATATTACAGGACAAAGAAAAGTTAATAGCAGAGTTAAGACGAAATGAATTTACAGGCATAGATGATGCTACTCTTGTAGAATTAAAACAATTGAG GCAAGAACGCGATCTTCTCAGAGAAGAAAATCAACAAACTCATGAACAATTAAGAACAGTACGtgatgaattaaataatactgatcttaatttagaaaaaatgagacaaagatataatgaaataaatttaaaatctcAAGAGAGTCTTGCAAgtgaaagacaaagaagacaAGATGCAGAAGAAATTGCAAGATTACACTCGGAG gaGATAAGGTCACTAAAAGATGAAATAACTCgtcaacaaaataattatactatacaaATACAAAAACAAGATGCAGAAATATCTAGACTCCGGTTGCAGTTGTCTGCAACATCTACACCAAATAGTGAAGTAGAATCTAGATTAGCCACTCTTACTCAAACTTTAGTGCTGAAACAACAAGCACTAGAGAACATAACAACAGAACGTAATGCATTGCGTCTTCAGTTTGAAAAACTAGAG CTTGAGTTTAGAACTATTATAGGAAATTCCAATAGAAATGTAGCATACAATAATACaaacgataatgatgatgtaAAAACTCAAGTTCCTATGTTTTTAATGGAAACACCATTTGATACTGGTGTCACCAGACGAGTAAAGAGAGCTTATTCTTCATTGGATGCTATCAGTATTCGTACAGGAGTTTTTTTAAGACGATATCCACTTGCAAGAATTTTAGTACTAATTTATATG GCATTACTTCAATTCTGGGTTCTTGTGGTACTCTTTTCACAATCACCAGAAGCacattga